The genome window TTACGCATGGCCAAAAAATATTAAGGAAATATTAAACTATATCACCACATTGGACTAGTTCAACGCGTCCTCATGGATTTACCATTCTTCAAAAGGATGACACCGGTGATGTCGATGTtattaaagaagaagagaattagTCTCGTTTATAAGAGAAATTGAGCTAAAAAACTATACAACTGGCAACCTCGAGGCGACAAAACGACCTTAACTCGATTAAACGACGCCAACACCAAATTGCACAACAAGACAACAGGTAAGTCCAACCCAACTTAACTTGCACGCTAACCAACCGAACAACTGCCTCACTCACAACTTCAGTGGAGCCCTGCTCCTACACCACAACTTGATCGGCGGAGCCTTACTCCCACGCCACACCTTTCTGACACGTAAGTCAGCAGCGCGTTGCTTCGGAGGAGCACAAATTGGACCAAAACGCTGTCGTGAAGCGCCAATCCAGAATAAAGAGCCGTTGCGAAACAAGGACGTACGGGGTAGACCTACAGAAGAGAGCAGGTAGACATacagaatacatgtcattttgTTGATTCCTATCATCCGCACAAGCATACAAAAAGTCTGCCTTTGTAGTTACATGGCATCTTGTTTTCAGGTTGAATCCTATGCGAGAGGAATGTTCCTAGTTCATTCTGAATGCTTGGAGAGAAATTACATTTCAAGCAGGCCTTTCAGGGTCAATGCggttcttttttatatatataaatagattgCACCAAGTTATCGTAGATATTGGTTACTGCAATACAGTAAAGACCTCTGCGAATTTGTTCTGTTCATTTTTAGGGGCCTGTACATGCATATGTCACTGTCCCTGGGGGCAAGACCTCTCACAGTTGCGATCAGAAAGGAAGACATCGTGGTTAATCAAAATGGGCTATGGCGTACTGCAATTGTTGGTCGTGTGAAGATTGAATCAAGGCCTCTCATCCTTGTAGAAGCGAAGGTACGTAAAACTGGTCTTCCTTGCGATAGTTGTACTGTGTTTGTTCAGTCAAATGTCCAGTTCATGGCATTATTGGCTTGCTGCAGGAGAACACTGGGGATGTTACGTATAGCATTTTCCTACAAAATGCAGAGACAGTCGCACTTATCACCCCTGACAGAGGTAAATCCACtatggttcaaatttcaaagaTTGGACTACAAATGTTAACCATCACTCCTTTTCCTTTATGCCTTACCATTGTTAGACTCTTTCAATCAACTTATTGCTGCCCTGTGTTATTGTCTGATGCAGGATCAGGTGGAAGAACTGCTATTCCTGTGACTTCATTGAAAGTTGGTGacgaagtttttttttttttttttgaaggttGCTGACGAAGTTTTGGTAAGGAAACAGAGCGGTGCCCGTCACACTGGGATAGAGATTCAGGAGTCTATTGTTGAGAAATGAAAACAGAAACGCAGAATGAACCAGTAACCTGTTAGCAACTTTCTTTTTACTTTTCACAAAAAATAATGTATGGATGCAACTTACACAAATCAAGACTATTTGCATCACTATTGGACTGGATCAACATTCATCTATTTTATGTAGATAAGCGTGCAAGTCGATGATGATTTTTTTCGATTTACATGTCAAATGGTCTGACGGATATCCTACTCATACTCCTAAGATGCAAGTTGCATCACGAAAGTTCGGAGTTGCGAGTCCTTTTCCGTGGGTTAACATTGCAACCTTGGCCTGTAAACTGCTAATCCTTTCTGGAAAGAAATTCCTGGTGTCAGGCAGGTATGCCCACTTTGTTCAGTGGATCTATCATCAACCAGGAAAGCAACGAATGCATCTCTAGAATATTCAGAGAAAGCCATCCGTTTTGTTAGCTTTACAGCTTTTACATCTTCGCAATGAAATACCAGCACACTCGGAGTCACGGAGTCTAGTATTCTGGAGATAAAACCTCCATGCCGGCAAATAAAAGAGGTCAAGGAAGATAGGTGCCAGGTGAGTGAACTTCAGAACAGTCACGACTCAGGCCAATACTGAGCTCCCATTTAGCCCGGCAAGACAACTTATCTTAGGATAACAGTCACATTCCCGTGTCATACATGGTCGTGAAACAAAGATCACACCGCTCACTGCTTAAACCAACAAATATACAACCTACAAGTACATAGCCTCTTCTAAGTTGCCCTTCTAGTTTCGTTTCTAAGTTGCCCTTCTAGTGCACTTGCACAGTGCAATACCCCGGCAATGGGGATGCTGCTCCAAGTGAGTGCCGCGGCGAAGGTTGGACTCTCATCGACGATTTCGGGACAGTGTGTGAGGTCTTCCGTACATCGATCTGCGGTGACGAACCATGTTTGGAATCTTGCAGCTGCTCCAGATCTTCCAAGACCTGAGACATCAGAGGCCGCATCTTGGAGTCGCTGCAGATGCATTGCAAGGCGATATTTGCAATGGTGTGTGCGCCCTTTTTCGGGTACTGGCCTCCAAGCTTTGTGTCCATGACGCGGTACAGCCTGCGCTTGTCGCCCAAGTGAGGTTTTGCCCAGTCAACTAGGTTCTGCTCTATGTCTGGCTTTGATTTGTCCAGGGCCCTTCTTCCTGTGAGCAATTCAAGCAGCACCACCCCGAAGCTGTAGACATCTGCCTTTGCAGAGAGGCGACCTGCAAAGTTTCAAGCAACATGAGAATCAATGGATCCAGACATAACCATGCATCTTATCATCTTTATGTTCTATAATTTCCTAAATCCAGGAATACTATACCAGGGGTCGCACTTAGTACGAACAAAGTTGACTAGAGCATTCGCTCCATGAAAGGACTAATCTGACATATCAGAATGAAAGGCTAGCAGTTCAGAAAATGAAGCACAAAACGAAACACAAGTACGATTGGCTCTAGGTAGTTGAAACAAAACAAGAAATGCAAAGACACTCATCCAATGGTAGCACGTCACAGTAATTTCTTTTAGCTTAAACAGATAGTCCTTTATTATGACCCAGGACTACCTAAGATGCTTCAGTGGGAAGCAAGACAATTAGGTGAGCTTTAGCTAATGCAGCACAAGGATCTGGAATTGACATCTCCTATTAAAAGCTGAAGCCACATATCAGAATAATACAATACATCACACCAATTTTTCATAAATAtgtccagaaaaaatattttaacctGTTGCAATATACTCTGGAGCTGCATATCCATGAGTGCCCATGACTTGTGTGGATACATGGGTTTTATCCCCAGTGGGACCGGCTTTTGCCAATCCAAAATCTGAAAGTTTTGCGTTGAATTCCTGCATTGAAGGGAAAAGAGCAAGATAAAGGGGCATTCAGCAAGATAGACATGCTTGAGAATAAGAGATGGCCTAATATTTAAGCATACCGAATCAAGGAGAATGTTTGATGCCTTGAAATCGCGATATATAACTTGGTTTTCAGCATCATGCAAAAATGACAAACCCCTGGCGGCTCCAATAGCAACTTTGAGCCTTATTGCCCATGACAAAGGATCAGCACCTCCTAAAAAAAGTAGAAATATTACATTATTAAATGACCAAGATATAAGAAACTAGGGACTTCACAAGGCAGAGAGACACAGAGATGAAATACATACTTCTGAACAGATGGTTTTCCAAACTTCCCTTGGGCATAAATTCATACACCAGAAGTCGGTTATCACCATCTGAGCAATAACCAATGAGCTTAACAAGATTCTTGTGGTGAAGTTGGCCAAGGTAATCCACCTCTGTCTGCAGCAGGGAAAAAGTAAAAACAATCAGGAACGACAACAGATGTCCTAGGAAAAGTAGAAAATATGTAAAAGAATGCTGACCCTACCAGCCACTCCTTGTGTCCTTGGAAACCTTCTGGTTTAAGCTTCTTGACAGCAACAACCATACCACTTCTCGGTCTTGAAGGAGCGAGAGTGTGCTCATCAATCCAACCTTTGTAGACATGCCCGAATCCTCCTTCCCCAAGAAGATTGTCCGTTCGGAAGTTCTTGGTTGCATTTTTTAGATCATTGAACGAGAAGGCCTTCAAATTAGAAGATGACAAGATTTCACCTTCTGTCCGAGGAGTAGGAAGCTCACTTCGATCTCTCATAGACGGAAGAGTCAAAGTTGAACGACTTGAGTTGCTCTTCATAGTGGAAGGGACAGATGATAAACTTGTTTTGCTGGTAACTTTTGATGGGTCTGATCTCTCAACAAGAAACGAACACGTATAAGAACAACTTGATGTCAATAATGTTTATAGATTATGATGAGATGTCAAACTTAAAAGTTCTTCTACCAAAACTATAACTATCAAGCAAACTGTATGGTACTTATAAACTCTTTTAGGTTGTCAATTATACAGCACCAATGGTCTGGACTGATTAGATGGGGAAGTGCCTGCCTCGTTATGAGGTGCTCTACCGAATTTGTGAATCTACTAGTACCATATAAAGGAGTAAGCATATGCTACAAAACTCTTACTGGATCCATAATAACCTCTCTTCCGTTTGCTAGCTTGAAATCAGAGTATATCAAGCCTAAGAATCCGTTAATGCTCCTGTTTGCAATCGCCCTCACTGATCAAAGGATGAGCATGCCTCTCATAGATCATTGGTCAAATTTGATTGGCACCTCAATGGTCCTAGCAATGCTGTAAAAGAGCCCTCACTATACTTGGGCACAAGAGTTCTCGCGCGGTTGCCTTTTAACCCTATCTCTATGTCTCATCATACAGAAGTAAGAAAGAGAACAAAAGTAGAAACGAAGGTACATAAGAACAAAAAACTAGACTAAAAATAGCTAGCACCAGAACAAGTACTCcgatataaaaataattctaaaaaattcaTTTAAGCAGCAAGCCAGCCATACCGATCCATCCAGAACTATTAGAGGCAAAACTGGCAAATATAGAGAAAAAGAATTCAAGAGAGAGAATCAAGGCACTCACAGGCAGCATTGTTCATGCTGTGATCCACCCGCGCCGTAGTGTCCATGCAATTCCCCATCTTTCCGTCCTACCAATTTACCGAACACCCATCCACTGTGCAAGGAAGAAGTTGTTTCTAGCCTCAAGATCCCTAGCTAAACCAGCTCAATCCTCCGCTTAGAATACAGAGCTGAGCGGGAAAAGATGCCCTCTTTTGGCTCGTAGCAAGAGAGGACCAATAATGCAAGGAATCAAGAGGAACAACAGCTTCAAGTGAGCACAAGATTAGCCAACAAAGCAAGAGCTGAGCAACCAGCCCCAAAGGTCCAATCTTTGCAAGGTCTCGATGGAGCTCGGCCACTAATtcggggtgggggggggggtggatcCGCCAGGCGGTAGCCGCCGAGCCAAGAAACCAGCGAGCAAGAAACAGCCTGTCCACCCTCGGCACCTCAAAAGTCAACCCAAATCGCAACGCCCAACCAGCTCAGGTTCTCTCCGAGCTGACCAACCGGGCGCTCGCAAGAATCCAAGCCTTTTCAGATCGAACCCCGCCCGCTGACTCACCCCACTCACTCACTGACGGGGAAGAAAGGAATCCGCACGTACGCAGACGCAGCCAAGAAACGAGCGAACCGCAGCAGGTGTCCGAGGTCACACCTCGAGTAACCTCGAGGCCGCCGCGACACCCTCACCGAGAACCGAACGGGGAGGTCGAGGGGCACGTGAAGATGCGACTGGATCGCTTGACTCGGTGCTGGACGGAGACGAGGCGAGGTGAGATGGAGAAAGCAAAAGGACGCAAGGAAGCAACCAGCCAGCCACCGACCGAGCTGAGGTGGTGAGGACTGAGCCGTGGAAGCTGCGAATGGGAGCGGTGGCTTCTTTGTTCGTTCCCTTTCCCTCTCTTATGCACTACACTTTAGCTAAGGAGATTTACACATATACCCTtgacagaattttttttatgatatacGAAAGGATTCCGGCTTTTTGCATATTCCAATTCATACAGACTAAATCCACTGTTATACCGTATCAAACATGAAGGAAATAAAGGAATATAGATTATAAAATATTAATCATGTAACCTATAATTATACATCTATCCTTTTTTATGAAGATTTGCATAGCTAGCATCTTCAAACAGTGCCATAGAGCATCGCTGAATGAATATGTTGAGAGTAATatcatagtttgatttcagataaaATCTGAAAAGGTGGAGAGGATTATCCGCTACTTTATCtctcctaatttatttatttatttttattagtaaaactaTTCTTATATCCATAGTCGTTAATGAGACAGAGAGATTAGTAACGAGAGTGAATGAcaaaagtagataaattatttgaattccAACTCGtgttatacatatatatatatatatacacaaatataaaaaggtattatcaaaatctaataaaattgacagacttattttctattttcatgtAGGTCATATTAGAGTATCTtaaaatgagtatataagtatatttatagTGATAAATAAGTATACTCGGCTCATTTATATAGATATCTGATTTATTTATAAGTAtatctagtttatttatattatatatcaTAGTAGGTAGTATATACTTAGAGTgcagactatatatatatatatatatatatatgtcaaaGACTTTCTGCTCCGTTGTTTGTACCAGATTGGTTGTGGAGGTAAGATATTTCGCCGGCCGGGTCGTCTGATGTTTCACCTATTTCTCAACCCCAATCTGTCTGCTATCTACGGGAGGTTCACACATTTATGCATGGATTTTGGAGGATATAATGACACCATCGTTTTATATATAGACCAtgtttcggaaaaaaaaaactatagatATAGACAGCTAGTCAGCCTCCTTGTTTTTGTCGACCCCTGACAGTGACAATCAGAGTCAATGCAGAATGATACAGTGCTAATCTAAACACATTGTCAAAGCATCTACCCATCATCCATAAGCATCACCTTATTCATTGCACACTCTATTATTGAATAGGTGGAGCTCGCGATGACTTTCTTGCAGCAGTCTCAGACCTCTATTTCCACAGATACATCGCATGTGTAGTCGTGGCGTCGTCCTGGTGGTACTTCTTGAGCATGTGAGGAAGAACCAAGGACGTTCCCATCGTGACCGGGAAAGCAGCATCAGCAACCAGATTCGCTGTTGCGTCAATGCTCTGCACCCTCGAACAGTACAGTAAACGACGTGACACTGCTATACAGTTAACCACTGTGATTATTCAGAGCTTTTTCTTACCACTGTGATTGTTCAGAGCTTTTCTTTGGAACTGAAAATACTATGGAAGGAGGAACAACTGTTAGAAAAGGATTCCGGTGACCAATCGATTCCCTTTCCCGCACCCCTTTTTTTCGCCCAAGAGATTCTTGTGGCTTGGCAGCATTTGAAGCGTTCAAGGCAGGCCGTGCCCACCACATTCACACCGGCCGGTGTCCTTCTCTTCTAGTACTACTTACTACGTTGTCTTGGCACTTTACATTTCCTTCACCTTTTGAGCACGCAAGGCAAGGGGAGGACAGATTGACAAATTGTAGACAGACTCATATGACATTAGGGATTGATGCCACCGTGCATGAACAAGGCAGTGTCATGCAAATTAATGTGTGCATCCGATGTGTTTAAAGCAAGAGCAGGGATCACAAAATGTTGCTAGTATCATGCTGCTCCCGCTCTGATGATAAGGAAGGAATTACCGTTTAACACGGATTGCATCTAACATATGTGTTTCAGAAAAAGTTACAGAGAAACTGAACAGGATGTATACTAGTCCATGGCCTTAATTGCCAAATCCTTTGCATTGGTTCGTGTCGAGTCACGGGGAACAGCAAGAATCAACTCCAGTCCAAGTCCAAAACACCGTTCGAATACTACTACTGAGCTGTACCACTACCATGAGCTACACGGCAGCCAACCAAGCAGGAGACAATTCAGAATCCTCCTAAATCGTCATCCACCGGTTGAGGTCAATGACTGAGCAATTTCGGATATTTCGCACGAGTGAACACACGAATAGAAAATGGAAGGACAAGAATCTTACGAAGATATAGAAGATGGAGGCTGCAGAATAAAATGCTTGCAAGAGTGTTGTTTGAATTTGACCACTTTTTTGTCTCTCTTACACTGCATCACCGAAGGGGAAAAAATGCTGCTAGCCTTTCGTTGCAAACTTGCAGTAGATGCCTCTAGTTTTTTACTCTAATCTACTCGCAAATGTAACATCATCAGACAGTTGGCCCAGTGGTGGATTGGAGTTGGAGACAGTGGGGCTGAGTTTGGCGGCGAGCACTATCTCTATTCCCTCCACAGTGAGGAGCGTACTGGATTGTTCCAAGCTGGTATAAACGGCACGCCCAAAGGCGCTTTGCTTACCCAAATCCATCacatgaagaagaaaaatagtgtgACTGCAGAGTAACGGGGGagcatttcaattttcaaacCTCTCGACACATCGCACTAAGCGGTTGAGGATTTTGTGAACTCTGAACGACCACTGAGACGGCAAAGCGCGAGGGAGATGCAGAGAAAGAAAGCGAGCTGCGCCATGTTGGTAGACCGGTCCACTACTACCGGCCCAGCACTCCACTGCACTGCGACGACCGCAATCATCTCGGGCATCTTTCATCTTTGCTTTGCCAAGAGAGGGAGGAATCGCCAcaaagacacacacacacacacacgtacACATTGTTCTGGATTGTGAAAGGGGAATCGTCTTTTTGAATTAAAAGGGTAAAAGCTGAGGATCTTTTTTAAATTGCAAATTGCTGCGAGAATCGAGTGCCGGCTAGGGAACACCGGCCATTTATGAGCAACTTGGAATAATCTAGAGTTTTACATTGAGAGAACCGACAGTCAGTGCTCGATTGATTGGCGTGCAATGCATCCACTGCTCTCTGATGCTTATCCCCAGTGAGCCATTTTACTATGAAAGTATACTTAACAGGTTCTTAAGCAATCGATTAGCGCTGCTTTGTCACCGTCATTACAACAGCCACCATGTTTACAGATTACGAACGAAGTCTGAAAATATTTCAACAGGGTCAGTTCTTGTTCTACTGTTGCACTACTTCAGTACTACTACTTGACGGCTATCAACGAGTTAATAGTGCCAAGATGTGGATGGCATGGAGAGATGTGCATACGATTATACTGGTGACTGCGTTACAAATACACCAGCAGTCGGGTTGACTTGCTAATCAAAACAGGCACAGGCTGAAAGCCAAAAAATAGTATAGATTAATACTTGTTTTGGAGCTGTCTCAGCTCAGCTGGCTCAGTGTGTACCTGCAAGAGCATGACAGCGGGATCAGGCATGGAAACTAAAGTCTCCAGTAGGTCCAGCCCCAACACCGCGGTTGACGGAAACAAAATAATCATTTCGATCACCTGTTGGTGTTTGGTAACCACCAGAGAAACCAAATTGATACGTaacttagtttatatgtgataagttattaatataaattaaaTTGAGTTGAGTTTAGGTTACATAAGTATGTTCATGTAGTATAATATATGATTATAATTATGACTAACTGAagttatagaaaaaataaaaatagagttttTATCTTTGAGCCAGAAATTTTTTAACATCAAATGATCCGATGCTTATGAAGAAGACCACACTGAATGGTCTAGCGCTCAGAAAAATttcacatcggagtatttcaaCTCAAAAGTGAAAATTGAAgaactcactagatagtccggtgttaaaGTGATGTGCACACCGGAATGTTTTACATGAGAAGtgtaattttcagaaaaaataagtttgaactcaccgaatggtctagTGCTCAAAAAGATTGTACACATGAGACTTCTTCGGAGCTTTTTCTAGAAGGTTTTCAGCGGAGAAAGGTTTTGTACACACTAAATGATCCAGTGATTGAAGTTGTGTATGCCGGATGCTTTGCCGGAGTATTTTTCAAAAGTGTTCATTTGGCTCAATGGAGTTCTCCacgtcggatgttccgatgcttgtactactgctaacaccggaatatccggtgttcacaattttgttttatgaGTTTTCGATAGATAATTTTGATTTTAGACTAATTGGAGATGgagaaatggagttggagaaacgTGTGAGTAGTGCTAGCCACCTAGGTCGTGCCTATTAGGCTTGCCCGAGGTacgacactgtaggcacggcccggcaTGGCTAGCTGGGATGACGTGCCGGCATGGCTCTGCCCAGCCATCGTTGCCCGGCCACCCCGGCCCTGCCCTCGTTCGC of Phragmites australis chromosome 3, lpPhrAust1.1, whole genome shotgun sequence contains these proteins:
- the LOC133911694 gene encoding probable serine/threonine-protein kinase PBL3; this encodes MGNCMDTTARVDHSMNNAAYPSKVTSKTSLSSVPSTMKSNSSRSTLTLPSMRDRSELPTPRTEGEILSSSNLKAFSFNDLKNATKNFRTDNLLGEGGFGHVYKGWIDEHTLAPSRPRSGMVVAVKKLKPEGFQGHKEWLTEVDYLGQLHHKNLVKLIGYCSDGDNRLLVYEFMPKGSLENHLFRRGADPLSWAIRLKVAIGAARGLSFLHDAENQVIYRDFKASNILLDSEFNAKLSDFGLAKAGPTGDKTHVSTQVMGTHGYAAPEYIATGRLSAKADVYSFGVVLLELLTGRRALDKSKPDIEQNLVDWAKPHLGDKRRLYRVMDTKLGGQYPKKGAHTIANIALQCICSDSKMRPLMSQVLEDLEQLQDSKHGSSPQIDVRKTSHTVPKSSMRVQPSPRHSLGAASPLPGYCTVQVH